In a single window of the Bactrocera dorsalis isolate Fly_Bdor chromosome 2, ASM2337382v1, whole genome shotgun sequence genome:
- the LOC105226355 gene encoding cilia- and flagella-associated protein 36: MATEDSWVLDSLVCFLHGPVWNAPLQTFIEEKSLVFDPNMHINEDSPDIVAIHNEYKNLVDYMLGSFMEEMQITPEQFETACMEGRNPDNHLHFHQGLFQQIWAANDIKMFIRMMTQRNVELQLQALDLIEKNQLALLQESEAVDNASPTESSSSNFEKYDEVEDFIAKSVEKELGSPDAVVTPEPENAEASVSDKFERLNLFFDNQKVNPEDVVSRQEYLRQQRDKIVEIKKKTRAKQLLETVARKSASEPSSTGRPSSAQVAQRLLENGGKTTELLDKASAEENADESQNSALQLRKTLAKRLRAEVVEQQ; encoded by the exons ATGGCTACAGAGGATTCTTGGGTCTTGGATTCGTTGGTGTGCTTCTTGCACGGACCCGTCTGGAATGCGCCTTTACAGACATTCATAGAGGAAAAATCGTTAG TCTTCGATCCCAATATGCATATCAATGAGGATAGTCCCGATATCGTGGCGATTCATAATGAGTATAAAAATCTGGTGGACTACATGCTGGGTAGTTTCATGGAGGAAATGCAAATCACGCCGGAACAATTTGAGACGGCCTGCATGGAAGGTAGGAACCCGGACAATCACTTGCATTTTCATCAGGGACTCTTTCAGCAG ATTTGGGCGGCGAATGATATCAAAATGTTCATACGCATGATGACCCAACGGAATGTAGAGTTGCAACTGCAAGCCTTGGATTTGATAGAGAAAAATCAATTGGCGCTGCTGCAGGAAAGCGAAGCGGTTGACAATGCTAGCCCCACTGAGAGCAGCAGTTCAAATTT CGAGAAATATGACGAAGTCGAGGATTTTATAGCCAAATCGGTGGAGAAAGAACTTGGTAGTCCTGATGCGGTTGTAACACCTGAACCAGAAAATGCTGAGGCAAGCGTGAGCGATAAGTTTGAGCGTCTCAATTTGTTCTTCGATAATCAAAAG GTCAACCCCGAGGATGTTGTGTCGCGTCAAGAATATTTGCGTCAGCAGCGTGATAAAATTGTTGAGATCAAAAAGAAGACACGCGCCAAACAACTGCTGGAAACGGTGGCACGTAAAAGTGCTTCAGAGCCCTCGTCCACTGGACGGCCGTCATCGGCGCAAGTGGCGCAAAGATTGCTGGAAAACGGTGGCAAAACCACTGAGCTACTAGATAAAGCATCGGCAGAAGAAAATGCCGATGAGTCGCAAAACTCGGCTCTACAATTGCGTAAGACTCTGGCCAAACGCTTGCGAGCCGAAGTTGTGGAACAACAGTAG